The following proteins are co-located in the Salvelinus fontinalis isolate EN_2023a chromosome 41, ASM2944872v1, whole genome shotgun sequence genome:
- the LOC129840659 gene encoding LOW QUALITY PROTEIN: toll-like receptor 13 (The sequence of the model RefSeq protein was modified relative to this genomic sequence to represent the inferred CDS: substituted 1 base at 1 genomic stop codon), whose protein sequence is MQDNHFTCGCSNVWFVQWMENDYQTQVVGATEFTYNYPAKLKGTKLLDFELQFCTVHLGLYYYISSTSLVLLTLIASFAYHFLKWXVIYGYYLFLAFLYDTKQSNKRMPRGCQYDALISYNVYDEPWVLKELLPELEGEQGWKLCLHHRDFQPGKPIIDNIMDGLYGSSNTICAISHRYLESEWCSREIQVASFRLFDEQKDVLVLVFLEEIPTHQLSPYHRMRKLGKRRTYLSWPRAGEYTVVFWQQLRLALETKDSPAEENPIVSGVEAL, encoded by the coding sequence ATGCAAGATAATCATTTTACCTGTGGCTGCAGCAATGTTTGGTTTGTCCAGTGGATGGAGAACGACTACCAAACACAGGTTGTTGGAGCCACAGAGTTTACCTACAACTATCCTGCCAAGCTAAAGGGCACCAAGCTGTTGGACTTTGAGCTTCAGTTCTGTACAGTACACTTAGGACTTTACTACTACATCTCTTCCACTTCTCTGGTCCTCCTCACCCTGATAGCATCCTTTGCCTACCACTTCCTGAAATGGTAGGTCATTTACGGCTATTACCTCTTCTTGGCTTTCCTCTATGACACCAAGCAAAGCAATAAGCGCATGCCTCGTGGCTGTCAGTACGATGCCTTAATCTCCTACAACGTCTACGATGAGCCCTGGGTCCTGAAGGAGCTTTTGCCAGAGCTggagggagagcagggctggAAGCTGTGTCTCCACCACCGGGACTTCCAACCAGGCAAACCAATCATAGACAACATTATGGACGGCCTCTACGGAAGCAGCAATACCATCTGTGCGATCAGCCACCGCTACCTGGAGAGTGAGTGGTGCTCCCGGGAGATCCAGGTGGCCAGCTTCCGGCTCTTTGATGAGCAGAAGGACGTCCTGGTTCTGGTGTTCCTGGAGGAGATCCCAACCCACCAGCTGTCACCCTACCACCGGATGAGGAAGCTGGGGAAGAGACGCACATACCTGAGTTGGCCCAGAGCTGGGGAGTACACTGTGGTCTTCTGGCAGCAACTACGGCTGGCTTTAGAGACCAAGGACAGCCCTGCTGAAGAAAATCCCATCGTCTCTGGGGTGGAGGCACTGTGA
- the LOC129840373 gene encoding hemopexin-like — protein MLLSQTLCLCLALALSHAAPTLHDVMMADHDHDHHKDQAHPKANPDRCDGIEFDAIAPDEKGHTFFFKGDHLWNGFTGPAQVSSAFFKELDHLGHVDAAFRMHNNEKPKDHDHIYFFLDDKVFSYYNHSLEDGYPKDIQLDFPGVPSHLDAAVECPKGECNSDSVLFFKGEVVYNYDIATQSIKERRWAHLPNCTSAFRWLEQYYCFHGHNFTRFHPVSGEVNRVYPKDARHYFMSCPNFGHGGEEKVPKCSEVTLDAITSDDSGKTYAFTGPIYMRLDTHRDGKHTFPIARTWKEVVSGVDAVFSYSDKIYIIKGDQVYIYKSAAPSTLIEGYPKSLKEELGIEGPVNAAFVCTDHHIVHIIQGQKMQDIDLSATPRAVVREAPLPISGIEAGMCGPDGVKVYVGSVYYHYETPRLLAFSKMLPEPKKITPDMMGCVE, from the exons ATGCTTCTCTCCCAAACACTCTGCCTGTGCTTGGCACTAGCACTCAGCCATGCTGCTCCAAC GCTCCATGATGTAATGATGGCAG ACCATGACCACGACCACCACAAGGATCAGGCCCACCCCAAAGCCAACCCAGACCGGTGTGACGGCATCGAGTTTGACGCCATCGCCCCCGACGAGAAAGGACATACCTTCTTCTTCAAGG GGGATCACCTGTGGAACGGCTTCACTGGTCCAGCTCAGGTCTCCAGTGCCTTCTTCAAGGAGCTAGATCACCTGGGGCATGTTGATGCTGCCTTCCGCATGCACAACAATGAAAAACCTAAAGACCACGATCACATCTACTTTTTCCTG GACGACAAGGTTTTCAGCTACTATAACCACAGTCTAGAGGACGGCTACCCCAAGGACATCCAGCTGGACTTCCCAGGGGTGCCCAGCCACCTGGACGCTGCGGTGGAGTGCCCCAAGGGAGAGTGTAACTCAGACTCTGTCCTATTCTTCAAGG GAGAAGTAGTGTACAACTATGACATCGCCACACAGTCAATAAAGGAGAGACGGTGGGCCCACCTGCCCAACTGTACATCTGCCTTCCGTTGGCTAGAGCAATACTACTGTTTCCATGGTCACAACTTCACCCGGTTCCACCCTGTATCTGGGGAGGTGAATAGAGTGTACCCTAAGGACGCCAGGCACTACTTCATGAGTTGCCCCAATTTCG GCCATGGCGGTGAGGAAAAGGTTCCCAAATGCAGTGAAGTGACTCTGGATGCCATCACCTCAGACGACTCAGGCAAAACCTATGCCTTCACTG GTCCTATTTATATGCGTTTAGACACCCATCGTGATGGTAAACACACTTTCCCCATTGCCAGAACCTGGAAGGAAGTGGTCAGCGGCGTGGACGCAGTCTTCTCCTACAGTGACAAGATCTACATCATCAAG GGCGACCAAGTTTACATCTACAAATCAGCAGCTCCCTCCACTCTGATTGAGGGCTACCCTAAAAGTCTGAAAGAGGAGCTGGGCATCGAAGGGCCTGTGAACGCAGCCTTTGTTTGTACAGATCACCATATTGTGCACATTATTCAAG GACAGAAGATGCAGGACATTGACCTGTCTGCCACCCCTAGGGCAGTAGTCAGAGAGGCCCCACTGCCCATCTCCGGCATCGAGGCAGGAATGTGTGGCCCTGATGGCGTCAAAGTGTATGTGGGCTCTGTGTACTACCACTACGAGACCCCCAGGCTCCTGGCTTTCAGCAAGATGCTCCCAGAGCCTAAAAAAATCACCCCAGACATGATGGGCTGTGTGGAATAG
- the LOC129840372 gene encoding uncharacterized protein LOC129840372 — translation MMLMRPRSKRKASFPGLSALMSHTSNIQRDLNSPRGSIFAPLSLTDPPSWVTLALCNVEQGEKELQSLRERQTSEVEQINRELDNAIIEAQRQERRLLEKVEQDHRKAQRRLEQVKRENAAAVHVGQSLVDRKLRKLGQLKEQVQRWGGSSGGPNKNQLQRGVAEVTQPWEISISLKRVTFQTGTQLKDVRLGEVEVQDQNLNYPIGVCGETGKKCALHSGEMKFGDRGSFEVRKDFSSASNSGSMRVGRKLRLSTTDKDEPKLSVSKPPLSPRHRGASEASMDEELNTHDQDLFLAIPPISSQWESERDEPGCGQTGNKKSSILKCQRKQRTLVLVPSEEPSCPPEGGRSEHSDQPQTSPKNSRGGPHPRYSLLDLSSRRARSHQSLSPSKSPRGTPTNGASPPSPAGSEDCYADIISPSPSNNVSLSQEHRRAMSTADLSSKTRPLINGGKGAHLGFKRDNHPCLSYASSTLEQGNGSESGGRSHTSSDESESRYQGRSVGSNCVSRSLSMSAIDAKSHPTAKKKQSNNRRRDKPEPILRDLEEEAGSSAFESANLIKQFGKQGSGRSDFNLPSGLHATVKGQLFVVDCGNARIQVTDLQKYVVQQVSPTGTERSARICNYFDVAVNDKGLIALTCAAERAVLVFSRHGRLLQTFGGNVIGSTHEELDAPRGVTVTRLDEFLVADIRRGTLTALMLDPKTGARLERTIITGFHRPYLVAACLTSGLMAVSERGNETGRAPCIRVLEPGWNTIRVLGVCSGMGPVLACPWGLSIDSDGDILVADWGRLHRVLLYPAKGLGWPLVTQGLSSPRGLALLPEGQLGVSDSMNHCIKIYQYKSGIGGVKLSI, via the coding sequence ATGATGTTAATGAGGCCTCGCTCCAAGAGAAAAGCCTCCTTCCCTGGCCTCTCAGCCCTGATGTCACACACCTccaacatacagagagacctaaACTCCCCCAGGGGATCCATCTTCGCTCCCCTATCCCTTACCGATCCACCCAGCTGGGTGACGCTGGCCCTCTGCAATGTAGAGCAGGGTGAGAAAGAGCTGCAGAGCCTTAGAGAACGACAGACAAGTGAGGTGGAGCAAATTAATCGAGAGCTTGACAACGCCATCATTGAGGCTCAGAGACAAGAGCGCCGACTGCTGGAAAAAGTTGAGCAGGACCACCGAAAAGCCCAGCGGCGCCTGGAGCAGGTGAAGAGGGAGAACGCTGCTGCGGTGCATGTTGGACAGTCCCTGGTGGACCGGAAGCTCCGCAAACTGGGCCAACTGAAGGAACAGGTCCAGAGATGGGGTGGAAGCAGTGGGGGACCCAATAAGAACCAGCTTCAGAGGGGTGTGGCAGAAGTTACACAGCCTTGGGAAATCTCCATCTCCTTAAAGAGGGTCACTTTTCAGACAGGTACGCAGCTGAAGGATGTTAGGTTAGGGGAGGTAGAAGTCCAGGATCAAAATCTGAACTACCCTATTGGTGTCTGTGGTGAAACAGGGAAGAAATGTGCTCTTCACTCAGGGGAGATGAAGTTTGGAGACCGTGGATCATTTGAAGTTCGGAAGGACTTTTCATCCGCATCAAATAGTGGGAGTATGCGTGTAGGCAGGAAGCTCCGCCTGTCCACCACAGACAAGGATGAGCCAAAGTTATCAGTCTCAAAGCCACCACTCAGTCCCCGGCATCGAGGAGCATCTGAGGCATCCATGGATGAGGAGCTAAACACACATGACCAGGACCTCTTCCTGGCTATCCCTCCAATCTCCAGCCAATGGGAGTCGGAAAGAGACGAACCAGGCTGTGGACAAACTGGAAACAAGAAAAGCTCCATCCTCAAGTGTCAGAGAAAGCAAAGGACCCTGGTTCTCGTCCCCAGCGAGGAACCCTCCTGCCCTCCAGAAGGCGGCAGGTCTGAACATAGTGACCAACCACAGACCTCTCCCAAGAACAGTCGTGGAGGACCCCATCCCAGGTACAGCCTCCTGGACCTATCTTCAAGACGCGCTCGCTCGCATCAAAGCCTGTCACCCAGCAAATCCCCCCGTGGAACACCCACTAATGGGGCGAGTCCCCCATCCCCGGCTGGCAGTGAGGACTGTTATGCCGACATCATCAGTCCCTCTCCTAGTAACAATGTCTCCCTGAGCCAGGAACACCGACGCGCCATGTCGACGGCGGATCTCTCCAGCAAGACCCGTCCCTTGATCAATGGGGGAAAGGGTGCTCACCTGGGATTTAAGAGAGACAACCACCCCTGTCTATCATATGCCTCCTCAACCCTGGAGCAAGGGAATGGATCTGAGTCTGGCGGCAGAAGCCACACAAGCTCGGATGAAAGCGAATCAAGATACCAGGGAAGGAGTGTAGGTTCTAACTGTGTGAGTCGATCTCTGTCCATGTCGGCTATTGACGCCAAAAGCCACCCTACAGCCAAGAAGAAACAATCAAACAATAGAAGGAGAGATAAACCAGAGCCAATCttgagagacctggaggaggaagCAGGTTCAAGTGCCTTTGAGTCAGCAAATCTGATCAAGCAGTTTGGAAAGCAGGGCTCGGGGCGCTCCGACTTCAACCTGCCCAGCGGGCTCCATGCCACTGTCAAAGGGCAGCTCTTTGTGGTGGACTGTGGCAACGCCCGAATTCAGGTGACCGACCTTCAGAAGTATGTTGTGCAGCAGGTGTCCCCTACCGGAACTGAGAGATCCGCCCGCATCTGCAACTACTTTGATGTGGCTGTGAACGACAAGGGCCTCATTGCGCTGACCTGTGCTGCAGAGCGTGCCGTGTTGGTGTTCAGCCGTCATGGACGCCTCCTCCAGACCTTCGGGGGTAACGTGATAGGATCCACCCATGAAGAGCTAGATGCACCCAGGGGAGTGACCGTCACCCGTCTGGACGAGTTCCTGGTGGCCGACATCAGGCGTGGAACTCTAACTGCCCTGATGCTGGACCCCAAGACAGGCGCCAGGCTGGAGCGCACCATAATCACAGGATTCCACAGGCCCTACCTGGTGGCTGCCTGCCTGACCTCTGGGCTGATGGCTGTGTCTGAGCGGGGCAACGAGACAGGCCGTGCGCCTTGCATCCGAGTGCTGGAACCTGGCTGGAACACCATCCGTGTCCTGGGGGTGTGCTCCGGCATGGGGCCCGTCCTGGCCTGCCCCTGGGGCCTCAGCATTGACAGTGATGGGGATATTCTGGTGGCAGACTGGGGCAGGTTGCATCGTGTCCTGCTGTACCCTGCCAAGGGCCTAGGCTGGCCTCTTGTAACCCAGGGACTGAGCAGCCCCCGAGGCCTGGCTCTGCTGCCGGAGGGCCAGCTAGGGGTGTCAGACAGCATGAACCACTGTATCAAGATCTACCAATACAAATCAGGCATTGGAGGGGTGAAGTTGTCAATATGA